One segment of Paenibacillus sp. FSL R7-0337 DNA contains the following:
- a CDS encoding nuclear transport factor 2 family protein, with amino-acid sequence MIEREQQIRQYFDSWINKDNSILSTIFDPNIVYTESYGPQYRGFDTLLLWFEDWNTRGTVLNWTIKQFIHQGHMTVVEWYFKCEYDAVTDAFDGVSLIEFNPGNQIVSLKEFQSKIPHSYPYT; translated from the coding sequence ATGATTGAACGCGAGCAGCAGATCAGACAATATTTCGATTCATGGATTAACAAGGACAACTCTATATTAAGTACCATCTTCGATCCCAACATTGTGTATACCGAAAGCTACGGCCCTCAGTATCGGGGATTTGACACCCTGTTGTTGTGGTTCGAGGACTGGAATACGCGTGGTACGGTATTGAACTGGACGATCAAGCAATTCATCCATCAGGGCCATATGACTGTGGTGGAATGGTACTTTAAGTGTGAGTATGATGCAGTGACCGATGCTTTTGACGGGGTCTCCTTAATCGAATTTAATCCCGGAAACCAGATCGTGAGTCTAAAAGAATTCCAATCCAAAATCCCCCATTCTTATCCTTATACCTGA
- the glgA gene encoding glycogen synthase GlgA, producing MKVLFAAAEAHPFIKTGGLADVIGALPKALKAAGVDVRVILPKYKGIPEKYSALMEPVATLEVPIGWRNQYCGIEKVVFEGIPVYFVDNEYYFGRDGIYGFMDDGERFAYFNRAVLECLPAISFQPDVIHCHDWHAAVVPLLLQAHYRHNPFYSEMRTVFTIHNLLYQGVFPYTVLGELLGLDDSYFLGVEYYGNVNYMKGGIVYSDHVTTVSPTYADEIRTPYYGYGLDGLLTSRSDALSGIVNGIDTKSYNPSSDTAIFTKYRSNLAKKAENKLGLQQELGLPVAPYIPMIAMVTRLVDSKGLDLLTRVLDELLYYDDIQFVLLGTGDEVYERWFREAQWRYPTKLSSQITFSDALSRKIYAASDIFLMPSKFEPCGISQLLALRYGSIPVVRETGGLNDTVQAYNEYTGEGNGFTFQDYNAHDMMHTLRRAVSFYHKPEHWKKVAKNAFSGDYSWNVSAQQYIDIYNNITAAPAE from the coding sequence ATGAAAGTACTATTTGCCGCGGCGGAAGCCCATCCATTTATCAAAACAGGCGGACTGGCCGATGTCATCGGCGCTTTGCCGAAGGCCCTCAAGGCGGCCGGGGTCGATGTCCGGGTGATTTTGCCCAAATACAAAGGAATTCCTGAGAAGTATTCCGCACTGATGGAGCCTGTCGCTACGCTGGAGGTTCCGATTGGCTGGCGCAATCAGTATTGCGGGATTGAAAAGGTCGTGTTTGAAGGGATTCCCGTCTATTTCGTTGACAATGAGTATTACTTCGGCCGTGACGGGATTTATGGCTTTATGGATGACGGCGAGCGCTTCGCGTACTTCAACCGGGCGGTACTGGAATGCCTGCCGGCGATTAGCTTCCAGCCGGATGTGATCCATTGCCATGACTGGCATGCTGCGGTTGTTCCTCTGCTGCTGCAGGCGCACTACCGGCATAATCCGTTCTACAGTGAGATGCGTACGGTATTCACCATACATAATCTCCTGTACCAGGGAGTCTTTCCGTATACGGTGCTGGGTGAGCTGCTGGGTCTGGATGACAGCTATTTCCTGGGCGTGGAGTATTACGGGAATGTGAATTATATGAAGGGCGGGATTGTCTACAGTGATCATGTCACTACCGTTAGCCCGACCTATGCCGATGAGATTCGGACCCCATACTACGGCTATGGTCTCGATGGCCTCCTGACTTCGCGTTCTGATGCGCTGAGCGGCATTGTGAACGGAATTGATACCAAGAGCTATAATCCGTCCAGTGATACGGCAATCTTCACCAAGTACCGGTCCAACCTGGCCAAAAAAGCCGAGAACAAGCTGGGACTCCAACAGGAGCTGGGATTGCCGGTGGCTCCTTACATTCCAATGATAGCTATGGTCACGCGTCTGGTGGATTCCAAAGGACTGGATCTGCTGACCCGTGTGCTGGACGAGCTGCTATACTACGATGATATTCAGTTCGTGCTGCTGGGGACGGGGGATGAGGTATACGAACGCTGGTTCCGCGAGGCGCAGTGGCGTTACCCGACTAAGCTGTCGTCACAGATTACTTTCAGTGATGCCTTATCCCGCAAAATCTACGCCGCCAGCGACATTTTCCTGATGCCGTCCAAATTTGAGCCTTGCGGCATCAGCCAGCTTCTGGCGCTCCGTTACGGCAGCATTCCGGTGGTTCGTGAGACAGGCGGGCTGAACGATACCGTACAGGCATACAATGAATATACTGGGGAGGGCAATGGCTTCACCTTCCAGGATTATAACGCCCACGATATGATGCATACGCTCCGCCGCGCCGTATCGTTCTACCATAAGCCCGAGCACTGGAAAAAGGTAGCCAAAAACGCATTCTCCGGCGACTACAGCTGGAACGTATCCGCACAGCAGTACATTGATATTTATAACAACATTACGGCCGCTCCAGCGGAATAG
- the glgB gene encoding 1,4-alpha-glucan branching protein GlgB: MADLPKTENLPSAEDIYLFHEGTNYRSYTMLGAHIAVQEGQAGVRFTVWAPHAAYVGLAGDHNSWDGTSDLDTLYKIPDSGFWSRFFPGMEPGTFYKYRITGTDGTSFLKADPYAFHAEVRPATASVVANLDGYKWGDAAWRRKSKGPYQAPMNIYEMHLGTWRQKEDGELYTYREISSLLIPYLSEMSYTHVEFMPLAEHPYDLSWGYQGTGYFAATSRFGEPQDLMYLIDQLHQAGIGVILDWVPAHFAKDAHGLRLFDGSPLYEYADPMLAEKPGWGTLSFDFSKPEISSFLISNALFWFEKYHIDGMRVDAVTSMLRLDFEKEHHQYRTNEHGGLENLEAIRFIQQLNQTIFQYYPKALMMAEESSAWPGVTSPVHEGGLGFNYKWNMGWMNDTLGYIERDFGSRPYHHNLLTFPICYAYAENYTLPLSHDEVVHGKKSLLDKMPGSYEQKFAGLRQLLGYQISHPGKKLLFMGGEFGQFIEWKDQEQLDWLLLDYESHRRMQAYTAALNQLYLAEKSLWELDHDMAGYQWIDADDNGQSIVSYIRRGKRPVDTLLIIINFQPEERRYYRIGVPRPGVYEELFSSESNEYGGSGFHNEPLKSTKTEWHNQVNSIELTLPPLSFLVLKKSGRKTV, translated from the coding sequence TTGGCCGATTTACCAAAAACAGAAAACCTCCCGTCCGCTGAAGATATTTATCTGTTCCATGAGGGCACGAATTATCGCAGCTATACGATGCTTGGCGCGCACATTGCCGTCCAAGAAGGGCAGGCCGGCGTTCGTTTTACCGTGTGGGCTCCTCATGCGGCATATGTAGGACTGGCGGGAGATCATAACAGCTGGGATGGAACATCTGATCTGGATACGTTATATAAGATACCCGATTCAGGATTTTGGAGTCGTTTTTTCCCGGGAATGGAGCCGGGAACTTTTTACAAATACAGGATTACAGGAACAGATGGTACAAGCTTCCTCAAAGCAGACCCCTATGCCTTCCACGCTGAAGTGCGTCCGGCAACGGCATCCGTTGTGGCCAATCTGGACGGCTACAAATGGGGGGATGCCGCATGGCGGCGGAAGAGTAAAGGTCCGTATCAGGCACCCATGAACATTTATGAAATGCATTTGGGCACCTGGCGGCAAAAGGAAGACGGCGAACTCTATACTTATCGGGAGATCAGCAGCCTGCTGATTCCCTACCTGAGTGAAATGAGCTATACCCATGTGGAGTTCATGCCGCTGGCTGAACATCCTTATGATCTGTCCTGGGGCTACCAGGGAACCGGTTATTTTGCCGCTACCAGCCGTTTCGGAGAGCCGCAGGATCTGATGTACCTGATCGATCAGCTGCATCAGGCAGGCATTGGGGTCATTCTGGACTGGGTCCCAGCCCATTTTGCCAAGGATGCCCATGGTCTGCGCTTGTTCGACGGTTCGCCGCTGTATGAATATGCCGATCCGATGCTGGCGGAGAAGCCGGGCTGGGGCACCTTGTCCTTTGACTTCAGCAAGCCGGAAATCTCATCGTTCCTAATCTCCAATGCCTTGTTCTGGTTCGAGAAGTATCATATTGACGGCATGCGTGTGGATGCGGTTACGAGTATGCTGCGGCTTGATTTCGAGAAGGAACACCATCAGTACCGGACGAATGAGCATGGAGGGCTGGAGAATCTGGAAGCCATCCGGTTCATTCAGCAGCTCAACCAGACGATTTTCCAGTATTATCCGAAGGCGCTCATGATGGCGGAAGAATCCAGTGCCTGGCCGGGCGTAACCTCACCGGTGCATGAAGGCGGCTTGGGCTTCAACTACAAATGGAATATGGGTTGGATGAATGACACCTTGGGCTACATAGAACGGGATTTCGGATCACGCCCGTATCATCATAATTTGTTGACCTTCCCGATATGCTATGCTTATGCCGAGAACTATACGTTGCCGCTGTCACATGATGAGGTAGTGCACGGCAAGAAGTCGCTGCTGGACAAAATGCCCGGGTCCTATGAGCAGAAATTCGCCGGTCTGCGCCAGCTTCTCGGATATCAGATCAGCCATCCGGGCAAGAAGCTGCTGTTCATGGGCGGAGAGTTCGGACAATTCATTGAATGGAAGGATCAGGAGCAGCTTGACTGGCTGCTGCTGGATTATGAGAGCCACCGGCGGATGCAGGCCTATACGGCTGCGCTGAATCAGCTATACCTTGCCGAAAAATCGCTGTGGGAGCTGGACCATGACATGGCTGGCTACCAGTGGATTGATGCTGACGATAACGGGCAGAGTATCGTATCCTATATCCGCAGAGGCAAACGCCCGGTGGACACGCTGCTGATTATCATCAACTTCCAGCCGGAGGAGCGCCGCTATTACCGTATCGGCGTGCCGCGTCCGGGCGTATATGAGGAATTATTCAGCTCGGAGAGCAACGAATACGGCGGATCGGGCTTCCATAATGAGCCGCTGAAGAGCACCAAGACCGAGTGGCATAATCAGGTGAATAGTATAGAGCTGACCCTGCCGCCGCTTAGCTTCTTGGTGCTTAAGAAGTCAGGCCGCAAGACCGTTTAA
- a CDS encoding glucose-1-phosphate adenylyltransferase, protein MSKKECIAMLLAGGEGRRLAPLTSSMAKPAVPFGGQYRIIDFPLSNCVNSKIDTIGVLTQYEAESLHQHIGEGEPWGLHSRSDRGVRLLPSGVEGRDSYTGTADAIYKNIEYIDSQNPEHVLILSGDHIYHMDYRKMLDYHIAKSAKATISVMEVPWDEASRFGVMNVDEDFKISEFAEKPQAPKSNLASMGIYLFEWSYLKAHLLQDATNMESGHDFGKDVIPSMLDASNELFAYRFEGYWRDVGTVGSLWEAHMDLLQEDGFQLDNSRWPMYSRAQRTKLAAIRPRTQSASANCLIHETCQLEGSPQRSVIFGGVEIGKQSRIKQSVVMPGARIGRGVLIEHAIIGEGAVIKDGAVIKGSADNIVVVGPHEIVAAKPLVRTQPARLLQEVYEKAGRLRAEGMPS, encoded by the coding sequence ATGAGTAAGAAAGAATGTATCGCCATGCTCCTGGCGGGCGGGGAAGGCCGCAGATTGGCCCCCTTGACTTCCAGCATGGCTAAGCCTGCAGTCCCTTTCGGCGGACAGTACCGGATTATTGATTTTCCCCTCAGCAACTGTGTGAATTCCAAGATTGATACCATCGGAGTACTGACTCAGTATGAAGCAGAATCCTTGCATCAGCATATCGGTGAAGGCGAGCCCTGGGGGCTGCATAGCCGCAGTGACCGGGGTGTAAGGCTGCTCCCTTCAGGTGTTGAAGGCAGAGACAGCTATACAGGCACCGCCGATGCTATTTATAAGAATATTGAATATATAGACAGTCAGAACCCGGAGCATGTACTTATCCTGTCGGGAGACCATATCTACCACATGGATTACCGCAAAATGCTCGATTATCACATCGCCAAGTCTGCGAAGGCAACGATATCGGTTATGGAGGTTCCTTGGGATGAAGCGAGCCGCTTCGGCGTGATGAACGTGGATGAAGATTTCAAGATCTCCGAATTTGCCGAAAAACCACAAGCTCCGAAGAGCAACCTGGCGTCTATGGGCATCTATCTGTTCGAGTGGTCCTACTTGAAGGCTCATTTACTGCAGGATGCAACGAATATGGAGTCCGGTCATGATTTCGGTAAGGATGTTATTCCGTCCATGCTGGATGCGAGCAATGAACTGTTCGCTTACCGATTCGAAGGTTACTGGAGAGATGTTGGTACCGTTGGCAGCCTCTGGGAAGCTCATATGGATCTTCTGCAAGAGGATGGCTTCCAGCTAGATAACTCCCGCTGGCCGATGTACAGCCGGGCACAACGCACCAAGCTGGCTGCGATCAGACCCCGCACTCAATCTGCTTCAGCAAATTGCCTGATTCATGAAACCTGCCAGCTCGAAGGCAGCCCGCAGCGTTCGGTCATCTTCGGCGGTGTGGAGATCGGCAAGCAGAGCAGAATCAAGCAGAGCGTGGTAATGCCGGGTGCCCGCATTGGACGCGGTGTTCTGATTGAACACGCCATTATCGGTGAAGGTGCTGTGATCAAGGATGGCGCTGTAATCAAAGGCAGTGCAGACAACATCGTGGTTGTCGGCCCGCATGAGATTGTAGCTGCTAAGCCGCTGGTACGTACTCAGCCTGCCCGTCTGCTTCAGGAGGTCTATGAGAAGGCCGGCCGTTTGCGTGCGGAAGGAATGCCTTCATAA
- a CDS encoding HAMP domain-containing sensor histidine kinase — protein MIKKGMRRQIVLHYILVVFVALLLVETTFLLAIRTYYYDSIYTKITTQISAAESMVKYGNLNGTSANQLQGLLELFNLENTELEVLTLKGDIITSSTGFQPDRTITTSDVPEAVGGSIGRWVGRQAGTNESVMAVSKMVRINTHDSYVLRYLSSMEGINKDLLNLTLLSLGIGVAVLTIVLLLSFGLANSIVRPLNNITAVSAQMAKGKFTTRIKGDYRYEIGGLASTLNYMADEIVRSNQIKDDFISSISHELRTPLTSIKGWSETLVSGGYDPEETKLGVGIISRESDRLIGLVEEILDFSKLQQNEMKLSMGQVDIKVLLQETLLNIWAKAEKKRIHLLLECEETIFIKGDANRLKQVFLNLVDNAVKFSPEDSSIVLSAERLSGIEMAVTVRDSGIGISEAHLSRVRDRFFQVDALNGGTGLGLAISQQIVELHNGKLEMDSELGKGTQVTVILPLDDSQQGNTRPGNPQLTS, from the coding sequence ATGATCAAGAAGGGGATGCGCAGACAGATCGTACTGCACTATATTCTTGTAGTCTTTGTAGCGCTTCTCCTGGTTGAGACAACCTTTCTGCTGGCGATCCGCACTTATTATTACGACAGCATCTACACCAAGATCACTACACAGATTAGTGCAGCTGAAAGTATGGTTAAATATGGTAACTTAAACGGCACATCGGCGAACCAGTTGCAGGGTTTACTCGAATTGTTCAATCTGGAAAATACAGAGCTTGAGGTCCTGACTCTTAAAGGAGATATTATCACCAGCTCGACCGGGTTTCAGCCGGACCGGACCATCACCACCAGTGATGTCCCAGAGGCGGTGGGCGGTAGTATAGGACGCTGGGTGGGGCGGCAGGCCGGCACGAATGAAAGTGTCATGGCCGTATCCAAGATGGTGCGGATCAACACTCATGATTCTTATGTCCTGCGGTATCTGTCCTCGATGGAAGGTATTAATAAAGATCTGCTTAATCTGACCTTGCTCTCCCTGGGCATCGGGGTGGCAGTCCTCACCATCGTGCTGTTGCTGAGCTTCGGGCTCGCCAATTCGATTGTGCGACCGCTGAATAATATTACGGCCGTATCGGCGCAGATGGCGAAGGGCAAGTTCACGACCCGGATCAAAGGCGATTACCGGTACGAGATCGGCGGACTCGCTTCAACGCTCAACTATATGGCGGACGAGATTGTCCGCAGCAATCAGATCAAGGATGATTTCATCTCCTCAATCTCTCATGAGCTGCGTACTCCGCTGACCAGCATCAAGGGTTGGAGCGAGACGCTGGTCTCCGGGGGTTATGACCCTGAAGAGACTAAGCTTGGGGTCGGAATTATCTCCAGAGAGAGTGACAGGCTGATTGGGCTGGTGGAAGAAATCCTCGACTTCTCGAAGCTTCAGCAGAATGAAATGAAGCTGTCGATGGGGCAGGTGGATATTAAGGTTCTGCTGCAGGAGACGCTGCTCAATATCTGGGCGAAGGCCGAGAAGAAACGGATTCATCTGCTGCTGGAATGCGAGGAGACGATCTTCATCAAGGGGGATGCCAACCGCCTCAAGCAGGTCTTCCTCAATCTGGTGGATAATGCGGTGAAGTTCTCGCCGGAGGATTCCAGTATTGTGCTGTCGGCGGAGCGTTTATCCGGTATTGAGATGGCTGTTACTGTTCGTGACAGTGGTATTGGAATCAGTGAAGCGCATCTGTCCAGAGTGCGGGACCGCTTCTTCCAGGTCGATGCCCTTAACGGGGGAACGGGCCTCGGGCTAGCGATCTCCCAGCAGATCGTGGAGCTTCATAACGGTAAGCTGGAAATGGACAGCGAGCTGGGCAAGGGTACTCAGGTTACCGTCATTCTGCCGCTGGATGACAGCCAGCAAGGGAATACCCGACCCGGCAACCCACAGTTAACTTCATAG
- a CDS encoding response regulator transcription factor: MSKVLILEDEESIRSFIVINLKRNGFEVLEAADGHEALHKLTTIHDIDIALLDVMVPGIDGFEVCRRIRETNERLGIIFLTAKVQEQDKVYALSVGADDHVSKPFSPTELIARIQSLLRRVNVHREQSAKVSFQSGPFTLDLISKQFKRSGEAIELTPTEFSLVQFFLEKENTPLSRDSLLDHVWGKEYMGDPKIVDVNIRRLRQKIENNPSEPEYLQTVWGHGYKWKGQVQ; the protein is encoded by the coding sequence ATGAGTAAAGTATTAATTCTGGAGGATGAAGAGTCCATCCGCAGTTTTATTGTGATTAATCTGAAGCGCAACGGTTTTGAGGTGCTTGAGGCGGCGGATGGCCATGAGGCGCTGCATAAGCTGACTACTATCCATGACATTGATATCGCCCTCTTGGATGTAATGGTACCTGGTATCGACGGCTTTGAGGTATGCAGACGTATCCGGGAGACCAATGAACGGCTGGGGATTATTTTCTTGACGGCCAAAGTACAGGAGCAGGATAAAGTCTATGCGCTGTCGGTGGGAGCAGATGACCATGTCAGCAAGCCGTTCAGTCCCACTGAGCTGATCGCCCGTATCCAGTCGCTGCTGCGCCGGGTCAATGTTCACCGCGAGCAGTCAGCCAAGGTATCGTTCCAGTCGGGTCCGTTCACCCTGGATCTGATCTCGAAGCAGTTCAAGCGGAGCGGGGAAGCCATTGAGCTTACCCCAACAGAGTTCTCACTGGTGCAATTCTTCCTGGAGAAGGAGAATACGCCGCTCAGCCGTGATTCCCTGCTCGATCATGTCTGGGGCAAGGAATATATGGGCGACCCTAAGATCGTTGACGTCAATATCCGTCGCTTGCGCCAAAAAATCGAGAATAATCCATCGGAGCCTGAATATCTGCAGACAGTGTGGGGACACGGCTATAAATGGAAAGGCCAGGTACAATGA
- a CDS encoding ATP-binding cassette domain-containing protein, with translation MITVEHLAKAVGEDKTPVLQDIGFQLEPGEFVALLGASGSGKSTLLRCLALREKWDRGNFRVDGQDIMKSPFAGKRKIRREWAYLEQNAELNPNRTALKNVLIGQASQTPLWRMATGMVRSDDYMGAMDQLDLLGLLDKAKLKSGQLSGGERQRVAIARALVHGAKVVLADEPVTGLDPKTADNVLETLRNLCKETGLTVLTVLPIELAERYASRLWVLEDGRIKHDVKGRRLTSQERLHL, from the coding sequence ATGATTACAGTTGAACATTTGGCCAAAGCGGTCGGGGAAGATAAAACACCGGTGCTTCAGGATATCGGATTTCAGTTAGAACCGGGAGAATTTGTAGCGCTGTTGGGAGCCAGCGGCAGCGGGAAATCAACACTGCTGCGCTGCCTTGCCCTGCGTGAGAAGTGGGACAGAGGGAATTTCAGGGTAGATGGGCAGGATATTATGAAGAGCCCCTTCGCCGGCAAACGTAAAATCCGCCGGGAATGGGCCTATCTGGAGCAGAATGCGGAGCTGAATCCGAACCGCACTGCACTCAAGAATGTGCTGATTGGACAGGCCTCCCAGACGCCACTGTGGCGGATGGCTACAGGCATGGTCCGCTCAGATGATTATATGGGGGCGATGGACCAGCTTGATCTGCTTGGATTGCTGGACAAGGCCAAGCTGAAGTCCGGCCAGCTCAGCGGCGGTGAACGTCAGCGTGTAGCCATTGCCCGGGCATTGGTCCATGGCGCCAAGGTCGTCCTGGCGGATGAGCCGGTGACGGGCCTTGACCCCAAGACTGCGGATAATGTGCTGGAGACCCTCCGCAATCTGTGCAAGGAGACAGGACTTACCGTGCTTACGGTGCTGCCGATTGAGCTGGCCGAGCGTTACGCCAGCCGTCTGTGGGTGCTGGAGGACGGAAGAATCAAGCATGATGTCAAAGGACGCCGGCTGACCTCACAGGAGCGGCTGCACCTGTGA
- a CDS encoding MFS transporter, giving the protein MPLGQSGRMNYSILIAVIILAGLSQGMLLPVLSILLEQEGVSSSLNGLNAAALYVGSFAMTLIAERVLGAIGFKKLIAAGLALVLVSLLLFPLLTGVKVWFVLRVLVGIGDSAVNYAAQLWVLLMTPAEHRGRNLSLYGMSYGLGFSLGPLGISLLRFGQPAPFLITALLFVIVLLIVGFKLPDSRPEAMDHNEGQASRFGRSYRLAWYALIPALLYGYMEASLNSSFPVYGLRTGFSADQIAALLPFAGIGGLVLQLPLGIWSDRFGRKAILIAAGTGGGLAFTLLPLTGDHFLLTLLVLMVAGGLVGSFFSLGLSYAADILPRKLLPAANVVASFHYSLGSIAGPGIGGLLLQFGWGGSVFAVMGGLYIVFGLAGLLFSPRKMI; this is encoded by the coding sequence ATGCCGCTTGGACAGAGCGGTAGAATGAATTATTCGATTTTGATTGCCGTGATTATTCTGGCAGGGCTTAGCCAGGGGATGCTGCTGCCGGTCTTATCCATTCTGCTTGAGCAGGAAGGCGTATCGTCCTCGTTGAACGGACTTAACGCGGCTGCCTTGTATGTAGGCTCATTTGCCATGACTCTGATTGCGGAACGGGTGCTTGGTGCCATCGGCTTCAAGAAGCTGATCGCCGCCGGTCTCGCGCTGGTTCTGGTATCACTGCTGCTGTTCCCGCTCCTTACCGGCGTGAAGGTCTGGTTCGTGCTCCGCGTGCTTGTCGGGATCGGCGATTCGGCGGTTAATTACGCTGCGCAGCTATGGGTGCTGCTCATGACACCAGCGGAGCACCGTGGACGGAACCTGTCACTCTACGGGATGTCCTATGGTCTGGGCTTTAGCCTCGGTCCACTTGGCATCAGCCTGCTGCGGTTCGGGCAGCCCGCACCGTTCCTGATTACAGCTCTGCTGTTCGTAATCGTCCTGCTGATTGTCGGCTTCAAGCTGCCTGACTCGCGGCCGGAAGCTATGGATCATAACGAAGGCCAGGCTAGCAGGTTCGGCCGGAGCTACCGGCTTGCTTGGTATGCGCTGATTCCAGCGCTGCTATACGGCTATATGGAAGCCAGCCTGAACAGCAGCTTCCCGGTATACGGGCTGCGCACCGGGTTCAGTGCAGACCAGATTGCTGCTTTGCTGCCTTTTGCAGGCATCGGAGGCCTGGTGCTCCAGCTGCCGCTCGGCATATGGAGCGACCGCTTTGGCCGCAAGGCCATCCTGATTGCTGCGGGGACAGGAGGAGGCCTGGCCTTCACACTGCTTCCGCTTACCGGCGACCATTTCCTGCTCACCCTGCTGGTGCTGATGGTGGCCGGGGGACTTGTCGGCTCCTTTTTCTCACTAGGATTAAGCTATGCCGCCGATATTTTGCCGCGTAAGCTTCTTCCCGCTGCCAATGTAGTCGCTTCCTTCCATTATAGTCTGGGAAGTATAGCGGGGCCGGGCATCGGCGGGCTGCTGCTGCAATTCGGCTGGGGAGGCAGTGTGTTTGCCGTGATGGGCGGTCTGTACATTGTATTTGGGCTGGCAGGGTTATTGTTCTCGCCACGGAAGATGATATAA
- a CDS encoding helix-turn-helix transcriptional regulator: protein MKYELNIDVSPVYELLDSFMLYVTKKWTSNLDIGTDWIRDVDGRFTPAQLAALKQAAEWPFEDYDVLYAWAYSRGEASKVLQFLAELENSSLEDCLRRTEPFFHNFTAGECARIKNGYTPLLRIWYEHYFRHVEHTLLPLLIEDASEKKMLESKMDMVPLIEYASGGIVIEDIPGLETIVLLPTVHNRPINTYCFFKNLMLVQYPVDVPSDNEEEPPTVLLRLTQALSDSTRLRLLRFVANEPKTLWEMQSELSLSREMLMHHLLSLRVAGLLRVHLRGEGTERYSIRPDGASELQMFLESYIRI from the coding sequence ATGAAGTATGAACTGAACATTGATGTTTCCCCCGTATACGAACTGCTGGACAGTTTCATGTTATATGTAACCAAGAAATGGACCTCCAATCTGGACATCGGCACCGACTGGATCCGGGATGTGGACGGCCGCTTCACCCCCGCGCAGCTGGCTGCACTGAAGCAGGCCGCCGAGTGGCCGTTCGAAGATTATGATGTACTCTATGCCTGGGCTTACAGCCGGGGCGAGGCATCCAAGGTGCTGCAGTTCCTGGCTGAGCTGGAGAACTCTTCACTTGAGGATTGCCTCCGGCGGACCGAGCCGTTCTTCCATAACTTCACGGCCGGGGAATGCGCGCGGATCAAGAACGGGTACACGCCTCTTTTGCGGATATGGTATGAGCATTATTTCCGCCATGTGGAGCATACCCTGCTGCCGCTGCTGATTGAAGACGCTTCTGAGAAAAAAATGCTGGAGAGCAAAATGGATATGGTCCCGCTAATCGAATACGCTTCCGGCGGAATTGTCATTGAGGACATTCCCGGGCTGGAGACGATCGTGCTGCTGCCTACCGTGCATAACCGGCCGATCAACACGTATTGCTTCTTTAAGAATCTGATGCTGGTGCAATATCCGGTAGATGTCCCTTCAGACAATGAGGAGGAGCCGCCCACAGTGCTGCTTCGTTTAACACAGGCTCTCTCTGACTCCACCCGGCTGAGACTGCTGCGCTTCGTGGCGAACGAACCGAAGACGCTGTGGGAGATGCAGTCCGAACTGAGCCTGTCCAGGGAGATGCTGATGCATCATCTGCTTAGTCTGCGGGTCGCAGGGCTGCTGCGGGTCCATCTGCGTGGTGAAGGTACCGAACGCTACAGCATACGCCCGGACGGGGCCTCGGAGCTCCAGATGTTTCTGGAGTCCTATATCCGTATCTAA
- a CDS encoding HAD family hydrolase codes for MKYLTQQVIFDLDDTLVHCNKYFDLILGQYFELMSDWFSDYQPTIGELRSKQVEIDVETVSTSGLASDNFPKSLIATYRYFCSKYSRKPDAFEERQLMKLGLSVYDQEVEAYPGMVETLDTLKQDGHSLYLYTGGDDTIQQRKIAQMKLDAYFDDRIYIRQHKNVEALENILTTYPFDRKITWMIGNSLRTDVLPALTAGINSIYLKQPTEWLYNLIELEREMQQSVMTISAIHEVPPVIRTAALREHHG; via the coding sequence ATGAAGTATTTGACCCAACAAGTAATCTTTGATCTTGATGATACCCTGGTGCATTGCAATAAGTATTTTGACCTCATTCTTGGACAGTATTTCGAGCTGATGTCAGACTGGTTCAGCGATTATCAGCCTACCATCGGCGAACTGCGCAGCAAGCAGGTGGAGATTGATGTCGAGACCGTTAGCACAAGCGGCCTGGCCAGCGACAATTTCCCGAAATCACTGATTGCCACCTACCGTTATTTCTGCAGCAAATATAGCCGCAAGCCTGATGCCTTCGAGGAGCGGCAGCTGATGAAGCTGGGCCTGAGCGTATACGACCAAGAGGTAGAGGCTTATCCAGGTATGGTGGAGACGCTGGATACCCTCAAGCAGGACGGCCATTCCCTCTATCTCTATACCGGCGGCGACGACACCATCCAGCAGCGCAAAATCGCCCAAATGAAGCTGGACGCCTATTTCGATGACCGCATCTATATCCGCCAGCACAAGAATGTAGAGGCGCTTGAGAATATCCTGACCACCTACCCGTTCGACCGCAAAATCACCTGGATGATCGGCAACTCCCTGCGTACGGATGTACTGCCCGCGCTGACTGCCGGGATCAACAGCATCTATCTGAAGCAGCCGACGGAGTGGCTCTACAATCTGATTGAGCTGGAGCGGGAGATGCAGCAGTCCGTCATGACCATCTCTGCCATTCACGAGGTGCCTCCGGTGATCCGCACCGCTGCGCTGCGGGAGCATCACGGCTGA